The Cucurbita pepo subsp. pepo cultivar mu-cu-16 chromosome LG08, ASM280686v2, whole genome shotgun sequence genome contains a region encoding:
- the LOC111800959 gene encoding AT-hook motif nuclear-localized protein 22-like, with product MDRAAAGAAHGRHLPPPFISRDLQLNPHHHFLHQNPDQHNGNGISDGGAAVELKELSGGEGSRRPRGRPAGSKNKPKPPMIITRDSANALRCHVIEIANANDVIETLTIFARQRQRGICILTGAGAVTNVTLKQPAASAAGAVIALPGRFEILSLSGSFLPPPAPPVASRLTVYLSGRQGQVIGGSVVGPLLSSGPVVITAASFGNAAYERLPLEDDEMAVETAAEAGSSPVKSPGTAVQQPQFSPEFHGMAPNLMNTCQLPTAPYWGTGRTPPF from the coding sequence ATGGATCGAGCCGCCGCCGGCGCCGCTCACGGCCGTCATCTTCCGCCGCCGTTCATTTCAAGAGACCTTCAACTCAATCCCCACCACCATTTCCTCCATCAAAACCCCGATCAACACAACGGAAATGGTATCTCTGACGGCGGCGCCGCCGTGGAGCTGAAGGAGTTAAGCGGCGGCGAGGGCTCGAGACGGCCACGAGGACGCCCGGCTGGGTCTAAGAACAAGCCGAAGCCGCCGATGATAATCACACGCGACAGCGCTAATGCACTACGGTGCCACGTCATTGAAATCGCCAACGCCAACGACGTGATCGAAACCCTAACGATTTTCGCACGTCAGCGCCAACGTGGCATTTGCATTCTGACCGGCGCCGGAGCGGTCACTAACGTCACACTCAAACAGCCGGCTGCCTCCGCTGCCGGTGCGGTGATCGCTCTGCCGGGGAGATTTGAGATTCTTTCGCTGTCGGGGTCGTTTCTGCCGCCGCCTGCGCCACCAGTAGCGTCGAGGCTGACCGTGTATTTATCGGGCAGGCAGGGGCAGGTTATAGGAGGAAGTGTGGTGGGACCACTTTTGAGTTCGGGACCGGTGGTGATTACTGCGGCTTCGTTTGGAAACGCGGCGTACGAGAGGCTGCCGTTGGAGGACGATGAAATGGCGGTGGAGACAGCGGCGGAGGCTGGAAGTAGTCCGGTTAAGTCGCCGGGAACTGCCGTGCAACAGCCACAATTTTCGCCGGAATTTCATGGAATGGCGCCAAATCTAATGAATACCTGTCAATTGCCGACGGCGCCCTACTGGGGCACAGGTCGTACTCCGCCATTTTAG
- the LOC111800961 gene encoding kinesin-like protein KIN-UB, whose translation MASNGAYRNSGSHRGSFKVDRPPHAASNLRTSSFKARPSIRRSTSASFGSNANKDADGVPGRVRVAVRLRPRNAEERLADADFADCVELQPELKRLKLRKNNWDSDTYEFDEVLTESASQKRVYEVVAKPVVESVLDGYNGTVMAYGQTGTGKTFTLGRLGDEDTSDRGIMVRAMEDILADVSPETDSVSVSYLQLYMETLQDLLDPANDNIPFVEDPKTGDVSVPGATVVEIRNQSSFLELLRVGEAHRVAANTKLNTESSRSHAILMVHVKRSVVREEVLSNEEGEPSELGRPFRPLIRKSKLVVVDLAGSERIHKSGSEGHLLEEAKYINLSLSALGKCINALAENSAHVPIRDSKLTRLLRDSFGGSARTSLIVTIGPSPRHRGETSSTILFGQRAMKVENMLKIKEEFDYKSLSRKLEVQLDKLIAENERQQKAFEDELEKIHLEAQNRISEAERNFADALEKESKKCQLDYMETVKKLEEKLVLNQPKIDHDDSVRDKRSGQGGCFSAAEEVEVKKLLENEANLRKAAEEEVSRLRHQLELYRQPNVGDEPDTVKLTKLMEEEALQKKKIEEEVIILRSQLLQLTLEAEQMRRCLDRGGAENGFSAYDAPMSPFRHSQLKETKSGHKPSVATLFEQVGLQKILSLLDSEDANVRIHAVKVLANLAAEESNQKRIVEAGGLISLLMLLRSYEDETVRRVAAGAIANLAMNEANQERIMAEGGISLLSLTANAAEDPQTLRMVAGAIANLCGNEKLQMKLRSEGGLKALLGMVRCGHPDVLSQVARGVANFAKCESRAASHGTNSGRSLLIEDGGLPWIIQNANNEVAPIRRHIELALCHLAQHEVNAKEMISGGALWELIRISRDCSREDIRNLARRTLTSSPVFRSEMRRLRIEC comes from the exons ATGGCTTCCAATGGTGCTTATCGGAATAGCGGCTCTCACAGAGGTTCTTTCAAGGTGGATCGGCCTCCTCATGCTGCTTCTAATCTCAGAACTTCGTCGTTTAAGGCTAGGCCCTCTATTCGTCGGTCTACTTCTGCGTCTTTTGGTTCAAATGCGAATAAGGATGCTGATGGAG TGCCAGGAAGAGTTCGAGTGGCTGTGAGATTGCGACCCCGAAATGCAGAAGAGCGGTTGGCAGATGCAGATTTTGCTGATTGTGTGGAACTGCAGCCAGAg CTTAAAAGattgaaacttagaaaaaaCAATTGGGATTCTGATACATATGAATTTGATGAGGTGCTTACTGAATCTGCATCACAGAAGCGTGTGTATGAAGTGGTTGCAAAACCAGTGGTGGAG AGTGTTCTAGATGGTTATAATGGGACCGTGATGGCTTATGGCCAAACTGGTACGGGGAAGACATTTACGCTTGGACGATTAGGGGATGAAGATACATCTGATCGTGGCATTATGGTCCGTGCAATGGAGGATATTTTAGCTGATGTATCACCTGAAACAGATTCAGTTTCAGTCTCTTACCTACAG CTCTATATGGAGACTCTACAAGATTTGCTTGATCCAGCAAATGACAATATTCCATTTGTGGAAGATCCAAAAACTGGTGATGTTTCCGTACCTGGGGCAACTGTAGTGGAAATCAGGAACCAAAGCAGCTTTCTAGAGTTACTACGTGTGGGGGAGGCCCATCGAGTTGCTGCCAATACAAAGTTGAATACAGAGTCTTCTCGTAGCCATGCAATTCTGATG GTACATGTTAAAAGATCTGTTGTAAGGGAAGAGGTGCTGTCAAATGAAGAGGGTGAACCTTCAGAGTTGGGTAGACCTTTCAGGCCACTTATTCGAAAGAGCAAGCTGGTGGTAGTGGATTTGGCAGGATCAGAGCGTATTCACAAGTCAG GGAGTGAGGGGCATCTGTTGGAGGAAGCTAAGTATATTAATCTATCACTTAGTGCTCTAGGAAAATGCATAAATGCTTTGGCAGAAAATAGTGCTCATGTTCCAATACGAGATTCCAAACTTACGAGATTGCTCAGAGATTCATTTGGAG GTTCAGCAAGAACTTCTTTGATTGTGACAATTGGTCCATCTCCACGCCATCGAGGAGAGACTTCTAGTACCATTCTGTTCGGCCAAAGG GCTATGAAGGTGGAGaatatgttgaaaataaaagaagaatttgattataaaaGTTTGTCCAGGAAGCTTGAAGTACAGCTGGACAAACTGATTGCTGAAAATGAAAGACAACAGAaagcttttgaagatgaatTGGAAAAGATACATCTAGAAGCACAAAACCGCATATCTGAGGCTGAGAGAAATTTTGCTGATGCGTTGGAG AAGGAAAGTAAAAAATGCCAGCTGGATTATATGGAAACTGTCAAGAAATTGGAAGAGAAGTTGGTCTTGAACCAGCCAAAGATTGATCATGACGATTCTGTCCGTGACAAACGGAGTGGACAG GGGGGCTGTTTTTCTGCTGCTGAAGAAGTTGAAGTCAAAAAGTTGCTGGAAAATGAAGCAAACCTGAGAAAGGCAGCTGAAGAGGAGGTCAGCAGGCTTAGACATCAGCTAGAGCTATACAGGCAGCCAAAT GTAGGTGATGAACCTGATACTGTAAAACTCACTAAATTAATGGAGGAGGAGGCtcttcagaaaaagaaaattgaagaagaagtaaTAATATTACGAAGCCAATTGTTGCAACTGACCCTCGAAGCTGAGCAG ATGAGAAGGTGTCTTGATAGGGGTGGAGCTGAAAACGGATTTTCTGCTTATGATGCTCCTATGTCTCCATTTAGACATTCTCAactcaaagaaacaaagagcGGACACAAGCCATCAGTTGCCACTCTCTTTGAACAAG TTGGTTTGCAAAAAATCTTGTCCTTGCTGGACTCGGAAGATGCCAATGTACGAATTCATGCTGTTAAAGTATTAGCCAATCTTGCTGCTGAAG AGTCAAATCAAAAAAGGATCGTTGAGGCAGGTGGTCTTATTTCATTACTGATGCTTCTTAGAAGCTATGAGGATGAAACGGTTAGAAGAGTAGCAGCCGGTGCAATTGCCAACCTTGCTATGAATG AAGCCAATCAAGAACGAATAATGGCTGAAGGGGGAATCAGTCTACTGTCATTGACTGCCAATGCTGCTGAGGACCCACAGACTCTGCGCATGGTTGCTGGAGCCATTGCTAATTTATGTGGCAATG AAAAACTGCAGATGAAACTGAGATCTGAAGGTGGTTTAAAAGCCTTGCTGGGAATGGTGCGATGTGGACATCCAGATGTTCTTTCTCAGGTTGCTCGTGGGGTAGCAAACTTTGCGAAATGCGAATCTCGAGCAGCTAGTCATG GGACGAACAGCGGCAGATCTCTTTTGATAGAAGATGGAGGTCTCCCTTGGATCATACAAAATGCAAACAATGAAGTGGCACCAATCCGTCGCCATATCGAGCTTGCTTTATGCCATTTAGCACAACATG AAGTAAATGCAAAGGAGATGATTAGTGGAGGTGCACTTTGGGAGTTAATTCGCATATCGCGCGACTGTTCCAGAGAGGATATACGGAATCTTGCTCGTCGAACACTGACTTCCAGTCCCGTCTTTCGATCTGAAATGAGAAGGCTGAGAATTGAATGCTAA